CAGGCCCGCCTTGAAGGGCAGCAGCTCGTCGCCCAGGTTGCGCGTACCTTCCGGGAAGATGATCAGCGAGTCGCCTGCATCCAGCGCGGCGCGCATCACTTCAAGCGGGTCACCGCCGCCCGAACGCGAACGGTCCACCAGCACCGCGCGAAATACCTTGTGGATCAGGAAACGCCGGACCGGCGAGGTTTCCCAATAATCCGAGCCCGCTACTGGCCGGGTCCGTCGCCGCAGGGCCTTGGGAAGACTCGCCCAGATCAGCACGAAATCCACATGGCTGGAGTGGTTCGCAAAATAGATGCGCTGGACCGGCGCGGGCGCACATCCCAACCACCGCGCCTGAACGCCGGTGAGCATGCG
This region of Niveibacterium umoris genomic DNA includes:
- a CDS encoding lysophospholipid acyltransferase family protein, whose protein sequence is MSLESFVAWGICGFARMLTGVQARWLGCAPAPVQRIYFANHSSHVDFVLIWASLPKALRRRTRPVAGSDYWETSPVRRFLIHKVFRAVLVDRSRSGGGDPLEVMRAALDAGDSLIIFPEGTRNLGDELLPFKAGLFHLAESHPKVELVPVWLANLNRVMPKGQVIPVPLICSVGFGEPIGLAQDEDRDDFLHRARSVLQSWAPKGEEPLE